A portion of the Suricata suricatta isolate VVHF042 chromosome 11, meerkat_22Aug2017_6uvM2_HiC, whole genome shotgun sequence genome contains these proteins:
- the LOC115272584 gene encoding olfactory receptor 52B4-like, producing MTILNHTAVSHTIFHLLGTPGLEDQHVWISIPFFISYVIALLGNSLLICIILTKRSLHEPMYLFLCMLAGADVVLSTCTVPQALAIFWFRAREISLGRCITQFFIIHCTFMSESGILLAMAFDRYIAICYPLRYTTILTRALIGKIGVTLILRSFCTLSPIVFLLKRLTFCQNNIIPHTFCEHIGLAKYACNDIHVNIWYGFSILMLTVVLDVVLIFVSYVLILCTIFRIPSRDARHKALNTCGSHVCVIVLFYGPGIFTILTQRFGRHIPPHTHILLANVCMLAPPMLNPIIYGIKTKQIREQVVHMLFTKQKSLWFKN from the coding sequence ATGACAATCTTAAACCACACTGCTGTTAGCCATACAATCTTCCACTTGCTGGGCACCCCAGGGCTGGAGGACCAACACGTGTGGATTTCCATCCCCTTCTTCATTTCCTATGTCATCGCCCTGCTTGGGAACAGCCTGCTCATCTGCATTATCCTCACAAAGCGCAGCCTCCATGAACCCATGTACCTCTTCCTCTGCATGCTGGCCGGGGCAGACGTTGTCCTCTCCACGTGCACAGTACCTCAGGCCTTGGCCATCTTCTGGTTCCGTGCCAGGGAGATCTCCCTGGGTCgctgcatcactcagttcttcaTCATCCACTGCACTTTCATGTCTGAATCAGGGATCTTGCTGGCGATGGCATTTGACCGCTACATTGCCATATGCTACCCGCTGAGATACACCACTATTCTTACACGTGCACTGATTGGGAAAATCGGTGTGACTCTGATTCTGAGAAGTTTTTGTACACTTTCTCCCAtagtatttcttttgaaaagattgACTTTCTGCCAAAATAATATTATTCCACACACCTTTTGTGAACACATTGGTTTGGCCAAATATGCTTGTAATGACATTCATGTGAACATCTGGTAtggattttccattttaatgttaaCAGTGGTTTTAGATGTTGTACTGATTTTTGTTTCCTATGTGCTGATTCTCTGTACCATCTTCCGCATCCCTTCCCGAGATGCTCGCCACAAAGCTCTCAACACATGTGGCTCCCATGTCTGTGTCATTGTCCTCTTTTATGGGCCTGGGATCTTCACCATCCTCACTCAGCGGTTTGGACGCCACATCCCGCCTCACACCCACATCTTGTTGGCTAATGTTTGCATGCTTGCCCCACCTATGCTGAATCCCATCATTTATGGTATTAAGACCAAGCAAATCAGAGAACAGGTGGTTCACATGTTGTTTACAAAGCAGAAATCACTTTGGTTTAAGAACTAA
- the LOC115306140 gene encoding tripartite motif-containing protein 34-like isoform X2, whose translation MALKILNIEDEVSCPLCLELLTESLSLDCGHSFCQACITANTKEAEISLEGGSSCPVCSARYSLGSLRPNQHLANIVEKIREVKLSPEELKRDLCERHEEKLRLFCKEDRKIICWLCERSQEHRGHHTFLMEEVVKECQEKLQAALERLRKEQEKAEKLEADIREERISWKYQILAEKQRIQTEFIWLKIILDNEEQRELQMLEEEEKRILGNLAEAEADLAQQNQLVKELISDLELRSEWPAVDLLQDMSGIMKWSEIWTLRKPQTVSKKLKSSFRAPDLRAMLRMHRELTHVQCYWDLHGPAFSHADEDTQARFADLST comes from the exons ATGGCTTTAAAAATCTTGAACATAGAAGACGAGGtgtcctgtcccctctgcctggagcttTTGACAGAATCCCTGAGTCTAGACTGTGGCCACAGCTTCTGTCAAGCCTGCATCACTGCGAACACCAAGGAGGCAGAGATCAGCCTGGAAGGGGGAAGCAGCTGTCCTGTATGTAGTGCCAGATACTCACTTGGAAGCCTAAGGCCTAATCAGCATCTGGCTAACATAGTGGAGAAAATCAGAGAGGTCAAGTTGAGCCCAGAGGAGCTGAAGAGAGACCTCTGTGAGCGCCATGAAGAGAAACTCCGGCTCTTCTGTAAGGAAGACCGGAAGATCATTTGTTGGCTTTGTGAGCGGTCTCAGGAGCACCGTGGCCACCACACGTTCCTCATGGAGGAAGTCGTCAAGGAATGTCAG GAGAAGCTCCAGGCTGCTCTGGAGAGGTtgaggaaggagcaggagaaaGCTGAGAAGCTGGAAGCTGAcatcagagaagagagaatttccTGGAAG TACCAGATCCTGGCAGAGAAACAAAGGATACAAACAGAGTTTATTTGGCTTAAAATCATCCTGGAcaatgaagaacagagagaacTGCAAATgttggaagaagaggaaaagagaatactGGGTAACTTGGCTGAGGCTGAAGCTGATCTGGCTCAGCAGAACCAGTTGGTGAAAGAGCTTATCTCAGATTTGGAGCTTCGCAGTGAATGGCCAGCAGTGGACCTGCTGCAG GACATGAGTGGAATCATGAAATG GAGTGAGATCTGGACACTAAGAAAGCCacaaactgtttcaaaaaaacTGAAGAGTTCATTCCGTGCTCCAGATCTGAGGGCAATGCTGCGCATGCATAGAG AGTTAACACATGTCCAGTGCTACTGGG ATTTGCATGGTCCTGCCTTCTCACACGCCGATGAGGACACACAGGCCAGATTCGCGGACCTCAGCACCTGA
- the LOC115306140 gene encoding tripartite motif-containing protein 34-like isoform X1 — MALKILNIEDEVSCPLCLELLTESLSLDCGHSFCQACITANTKEAEISLEGGSSCPVCSARYSLGSLRPNQHLANIVEKIREVKLSPEELKRDLCERHEEKLRLFCKEDRKIICWLCERSQEHRGHHTFLMEEVVKECQEKLQAALERLRKEQEKAEKLEADIREERISWKYQILAEKQRIQTEFIWLKIILDNEEQRELQMLEEEEKRILGNLAEAEADLAQQNQLVKELISDLELRSEWPAVDLLQDMSGIMKWSEIWTLRKPQTVSKKLKSSFRAPDLRAMLRMHRELTHVQCYWVDITLNPINLSINLVLSEDQRQVMSMPIWPVKYYNYGILGSQYFSSGKHYWEIDVSKKTAWILGVYCRTHFCDRKCGVGRGTNHRHLFSRYKPQFGYWVIGLQNKFEYTAFEETSTSDPKVLTLSMAVPPFRVGVFLDYEAGIVSFFNVTNHGSLIYKFSKCCFSRTAYPYFNPLNCPGPMTLCPPSS; from the exons ATGGCTTTAAAAATCTTGAACATAGAAGACGAGGtgtcctgtcccctctgcctggagcttTTGACAGAATCCCTGAGTCTAGACTGTGGCCACAGCTTCTGTCAAGCCTGCATCACTGCGAACACCAAGGAGGCAGAGATCAGCCTGGAAGGGGGAAGCAGCTGTCCTGTATGTAGTGCCAGATACTCACTTGGAAGCCTAAGGCCTAATCAGCATCTGGCTAACATAGTGGAGAAAATCAGAGAGGTCAAGTTGAGCCCAGAGGAGCTGAAGAGAGACCTCTGTGAGCGCCATGAAGAGAAACTCCGGCTCTTCTGTAAGGAAGACCGGAAGATCATTTGTTGGCTTTGTGAGCGGTCTCAGGAGCACCGTGGCCACCACACGTTCCTCATGGAGGAAGTCGTCAAGGAATGTCAG GAGAAGCTCCAGGCTGCTCTGGAGAGGTtgaggaaggagcaggagaaaGCTGAGAAGCTGGAAGCTGAcatcagagaagagagaatttccTGGAAG TACCAGATCCTGGCAGAGAAACAAAGGATACAAACAGAGTTTATTTGGCTTAAAATCATCCTGGAcaatgaagaacagagagaacTGCAAATgttggaagaagaggaaaagagaatactGGGTAACTTGGCTGAGGCTGAAGCTGATCTGGCTCAGCAGAACCAGTTGGTGAAAGAGCTTATCTCAGATTTGGAGCTTCGCAGTGAATGGCCAGCAGTGGACCTGCTGCAG GACATGAGTGGAATCATGAAATG GAGTGAGATCTGGACACTAAGAAAGCCacaaactgtttcaaaaaaacTGAAGAGTTCATTCCGTGCTCCAGATCTGAGGGCAATGCTGCGCATGCATAGAG AGTTAACACATGTCCAGTGCTACTGGG tGGACATCACACTGAATCCAATCAACCTAAGTATAAACCTTGTCCTTTCAGAAGATCAGAGACAAGTAATGTCCATGCCAATTTGGCctgttaaatattataattacGGTATCTTAGGCTCTCAGTATTTCTCTTCAGGGAAACACTACTGGGAAATAGATGTGTCCAAGAAAACTGCTTGGATCCTAGGGGTATACTGTAGAACACATTTCTGTGATAGAAAGTGTGGTGTTGGACGAGGCACAAATCATCGACACCTTTTCTCCAGATACAAACCTCAATTTGGTTACTGGGTTATTGGGTTACAGAATAAATTTGAGTATACAGCCTTTGAGGAGACTTCTACGTCTGATCCCAAGGTCTTGACTCTTTCCATGGCTGTTCCTCCCTTTCGTGTTGGGGTTTTCCTAGACTATGAAGCAGGCATTGTCTCATTTTTCAATGTCACAAACCACGGATCACTCATCtacaaattttctaaatgttgctTTTCTCGGACTGCTTATCCATATTTCAATCCTTTGAATTGTCCAGGCCCCATGACCCTGTGCCCACCGAGCTCCTGA